Below is a genomic region from Mycolicibacter hiberniae.
GTTTCGGTTGCGGACAGTTCAAGGCCCTGTTCGACGGCCGCCACGGCGGCACACAGCTCGGCCAGCGATGCCTGTTCGCCGATCTCGACGATCACCCGCGACAGCGGACGGTTCAGCCGTACCGAGTTGACCTCGGGCCGGGCCTGCAGCGCCTCGAGCACCGCGGATCCGACATCGCGACCGATCTCCGGGTCGTCGAGCCCACGGACCTCGATCCAGGCACGGCCCGCGCCGCGCCAACTGCGCCGGCTGGTGGTCAGATCGCTGCGCTCGCCGGACAGCCGCTTGGCGCCTTCACGCAGGGGAATCGCCGCGAGGTCCAGGCCGGCAGATGCCACCGCGCCGACTGCGCCGATGCCGAAACGGCCAAGTGCGAAAACGTCCATCGACTTCCTCCAGCGTAACTGCGGCGCTGGAGGTCTCTTCCGCCGGGGAGACCGGCCCACAGCCCCGGCCACCCGATGACGGGTGACGTGATGACGACACTGCGATTTGGGGAATACTCCCCTCCGACAGGCCAGTATGCCACAACGGCGGACCAGATCGCCGCAGCGAAAGTCAGGTCGCAGACCGGAAATAGGCCACCGTGCGGGCCACTCCGTCGGCCAGCGCCACCTGCGGTTGCCAACCGAGCACCCGCCGCGCCCGATCGATGTCCAGGCAGGAGCGTCGCAGGTCGCCCAGCCGGGCCGGGTGGAACTCCGGGTCATCCGGTGCGCCCACCGCGGCTGCCACCGCTGAATGCAGTTGGCGGTCCGAGGTTTCCACGCCGGTGCCGACGTTGAAGCGCTGCCGGTCGCCGGCCTCGCCCGAGGCCCGCACGAAGGCGTCCACCACGTCGTCGACGAACACATAGTCACGGGTGTTGGAGCCGTCCCCGAACACCTTGGTCGGCGTTCCGTTCAGCAGGGCCTGAGCGAAGATCGCCACCACACCCGCCTCGCCGTGCGGGTCCTGGCGGGGCCCGTAGACGTTGGCCGGCGCGATGTGGGAACACTGCAGCCCGTAGAGGTGGCCGAAGGTGTTGAGGTAGATCTCCCCGGCCACCTTGCCGGCGGCGTACGGCGAAGCCGGGTCGGTCGGGACGTCTTCGCTGGTCGGATAGCTCGGCGGGGTGCCGTAGATCGACCCGCCGGAGGAAGTGTGCACGATCTTGCGCACCCCAGCGGCCCGGGCCGCCTCAGCGAGGCGGATCGTTCCGAGGACGTTGACCGAGCCGTCGAAGGCCGGGTCGGCCACCGAGTGGCGCACATCGATCTGGGCGGCCAGGTGAAAGATCACCTCGGGCCGGTGTTGGGCCAGGGCGGCACCGAGGTCCGCGCTGACGATGTCGGCCTCGACGAAGCGGAAGCCGGTGTCGTCGGCCAGATGCTCGAGGTTGGTGGCTCGACCGGTGGCGAAATTGTCCAGCCCGATCACCTCGTGCCCGTCCGCCCGCAGGCGGTCGACCAACGTCGATCCGATGAACCCGGCTGCCCCGGTTACCAGTGCTCGCACGCGCCCACCATACCGACAGGTAAGAAAGACAGATGACCGCCGGCGACGACACAGCAGTGCCGGCCCGGCGCGCAGCACCCGACGATGCGGGTGGCACGGGCCGGTACCTGCGCCCGGGGCTGACCGCCCTGCCGTGGGTCTACTGGGCAGCCGTGGCATTGATCGCCGCCCAACTGGCGGTCCGGGCAGTGGTCGCCTTCGGAGGCTATTTCTATTGGGACGACCTGATCCTGATCGGCCGGGCCGGCACTCACCCCCTGTGGTCGCCGGCCTATCTGTTCGACGACCACGACGGTCATGTGATGCCGGGCGCCTACCTGGTAGCCGGCGCCCTGTCGCGTCTGTGGCCGCTGCAGTGGGCTGCGCCGGCGGTCAGCCTGGTGCTGCTGCAACTGCTGTTCTCCGGAGCGCTGTTGCGCGTGCTGTGGGTGATTCTCGGCTGGCGGCCGGTGTTGCTGGTGCCGCTGACCTTTGCACTGTGGTCCCCGCTGGGCCTGCCGGCCTTCGCCTGGTGGGCGGCAGCGCTGAACTCGTTACCGTTGTGCG
It encodes:
- a CDS encoding NAD-dependent epimerase/dehydratase family protein; this encodes MRALVTGAAGFIGSTLVDRLRADGHEVIGLDNFATGRATNLEHLADDTGFRFVEADIVSADLGAALAQHRPEVIFHLAAQIDVRHSVADPAFDGSVNVLGTIRLAEAARAAGVRKIVHTSSGGSIYGTPPSYPTSEDVPTDPASPYAAGKVAGEIYLNTFGHLYGLQCSHIAPANVYGPRQDPHGEAGVVAIFAQALLNGTPTKVFGDGSNTRDYVFVDDVVDAFVRASGEAGDRQRFNVGTGVETSDRQLHSAVAAAVGAPDDPEFHPARLGDLRRSCLDIDRARRVLGWQPQVALADGVARTVAYFRSAT